The genomic region CCGGCTTCCAGGTGGAACACTCCATCCCACACGTCGCGCGAGCGGTGCGCCAGCCCCCAGAAGAGCCCGACTTCGAGAACGGCGACGACACCGCCGCAGAGCACGTCCTCCGGGCGCTCTGAGCGGAACGTCCCACCCCACGCCGACACCGGATACCGTTGCCACCGCCGCAACCGTTTCTCACCTCCCCCCGTAGGTGTGGGTATGGCAGTCGTCTCGACCGGCGCGCGTCTCCACTTCGGCTTCCAGAACCTCTCGCTGGCACACGAACGGCTCTATGGAGGACTGGGCGTCGGACTCGCGGAGCCGCGGGCTCGCATCGAGGCGACACGTGCGGACTCGCTCCGCTGTGACGACCCGGACGTCGAACGCTACGCGGAGCGGGTGTTGACGGTGCTCGACCTCCCCGGGGCCGAGGTCCACGTCGAGGACAGCCTCCCGCGCCACGTCGGGCTCGGAAGCGGGACCCAGCTCGCGCTCGCGACGCTCGTCGCGGTCGCAACAGCGTACGGCCGCGAGGTCGACGTCCGGGCGCTTGCGCCACAGCTCGGGCGTGGCGGTCGCTCCGGTGTCGGCGTGGCGACGTTCGAATCCGGCGGCTTCGTCGCCGATGCCGGGCATCCGACGACGCGGTTCACGAGCGCGCCACCCGCCGACGGAGAGTGGACCGTCCCCGCGGTGGCGACCCGGCACGAACTCCCGGGGAGCTGGCGCTTCGTCCTCACCGTCCCCGACGTCCCTGCCGGTCGCAGTGGCTCGCGAGAGAACGAGAGCATGCGCGCCGTGGTCGAGCGTGCCGACGCCGCGGTCGCCGACGAGATCGCGGGCATCGTCACGCGGCAGTTGCTCCCCGCGGCTGCGGAGGGTCGCCTCGACGCCTTCGGCACCGCCGTGAGCGAAATCGGCCGGCTCAACGGCGCGTGGTACGCCGACGAGCAGGGCGGCGTGTTCCGGCCCCCGGTCGGGACCATCGTCAGCGAACTCACCGAGTCGGAGTCACTGACTGGCGTCGGTCAGTCGTCGTGGGGGCCGACGGTGTACGGCCTGACGGACCGCGCCCGGGTCGAGGACGCCCGTGCCGCGGCGGAGCGGGCGCTCGACGCGGCCGACGTGGAGGGGCAGATCCTCGTCTGTCGGCCCGGCAACACGGGAGCCTGGGTCGACACCGGGTCGCGCGCCGACCCCGAAGTTCGGTGAGCGTGGCCGGGGGGAGTCGGGCTGCTGGCGAACAGACGGCTTTTGCTCCTCTGGAACACGCGACGGCTAACCGTGCAACCGCAGCCCGCCGCGTGGTGGCTCGTCAGGACATGGCTCGTCTGGTCCCGTGTTCGTATTTGAACGGTGGGATTGGCAGCCGTGTCTTCGATATCGTGCTGGCTAGTTCGGGAAGCAGTTCACTCGCGCTGGCGTCCGTGACCGCCCTGCACCGCACCGCAACCACGCCCTCCCCAGCCGATTCTGTTCCTCGCTCCGCGCTGCTCCGCTCCGGTACTCATCCCTCGCGCGCTTCCGCCACCGGCCCTCACGGTCGTTCGGTCCGGCGGCCGCGCGCGCCGCCTGGACATTTCGAACACAGGTCGCCAGCCAACCCGCCGTAACCGTTACTTGTACCCGTCACGACTGCCGGGGTATGGAGCGGCTGCCGATGGGCATCTCGCGGCTGGATTCGATGATTGGCGGGGGCGCGCCCCCGGGGAGTGTCGTGCTCCTCGCGGGCGAGGTGGGGGCGGGTGCACGTGAGTTCGTCTACACGAGCATCGCGATGAACGGGCTGGCCCGGGAGAACCCCGAGCTGTTCGACCTCTACTACGGAAGCCTGCACAGTCAGGCGACCGTCCCCGAGGAGATACACTACGTCTCGTTCACCGCGGATCGCGACGCGCTCGTCGAGGAGATGGGATACACGATGGACAGTGAACTCGTCGAGGCGGGCACCGACCCCGTCGACTTCGCCGACCTCTCCCAGCATTACTTCCAGCTCTCGCAGGTGCCACGGGAGTGGTACTCCGACGCGACCAGCGACATCGCCTCGCTGGGTGACCGCGACCGCCGGAGCACGCTCGACGCCGTCGGCGAGTACCTCAACCGGAACGCGGCGGGCAGCCTGGTCGTCATCGACTCGGTGACTGACCTGCTGAGTGCGGCCGAAGAGCAGATGGACTGGAACCAGATCACCCTGCTGATGAAGGGGCTGAAGAAGGCGTCCTACCGGTGGGGCGGGCTCATCCTCCTGCTGGTCAACATCGAGGCCCTCTCCGAGCGCCAGCTCGGCCGGCTGATGGACGCGGTCGATGGGTCGCTCGTGTTCCGGTGGGAGTCCGGCGGGTCCGAGCGCGCCCGGACTCTCGTCGTCAAGCAGTTCCGGGGGGTGCTCTCCCGGCTGGAGGACGAGAACATCATCCAGTTCGAGACCGAGATTCACGACGGCGGATTCGACATCAGCGACGTGCGCAAAATCCGGTGAGGAGATGGTTTCATCGGCGACAATCCTTAAGAGTATCCCCACCTAAATCCGGCTGAATGGCGAGCGAGGAGCAGGTCGACCTCTCTGTGCAGCTTCCGCCGGAACTCGGCGAGTGGTTGCACGAGCAGGCCACCGCGCAGGACACCGACGCGGATGAACTCCTCCAGCAGTTGCTTTCGGCGTACCGGACGGTCACCGAACTGGACGAGGACCGTCCCGACTACGACCTTCCCGAACTCCTCGACGCACAGAGCGAGGAGCTCGACGCGCGCTTCGACGCCCAGCACGAGGAGTTCATGGAACTCGTCGAGGACGTCAGAGAGCGCGTCATCCAGGTCAAACACGAGACCGACGGGAAGGCCCCGGTAGACCACACCCACGAGGCCCTCGAGGAGCGTCTGGCCCGGGTCGACGAACTGGCCGAGACCGTCGAAGAACTCGACGGTCGGCTGGAGACGGTTCGAGCCGACCTCGACGCCGGCTTCGAGAACTACGAGGACATCCTCGAGTACCTGGTGGCGACGACCGACGACATCGACGCGAAGCTCCTGAAACTCGCCCGCGTGACCGTCGACGTCCGGGCGGAAGTGACCCGGCTCGCGGCCGCCGAATCCCGCCGCGCCGGGGCTGACGCCCTCAAACTCGCGGCCAACCGCGAGGGTATCGAGCGCGGGAAGTGCGAAGAGTGTGACTCGACGGTGACGCTGTCGCTCCTGACCGAGGCCGAGTGCCCGCACTGTGCGAGTTCGTTCAGCGACGTCGAGCGAGGCAGCACGTTCGGCCCGTTCGGCTCGCACCGGCTGGTGACGGGCGACCCGCCCGCGCTGCCGGAGAGCGACGTTTCGCGCGTCGACGACGATCTCGTCGAGGACTTCCTGGACGACGACGGCGAGGACGCCCCCGAGTTCCAGACCGGTGGTGAGACCGATGAGTGACGACGGCGACGATGCCCCGCTGTCCGACCTCCGCGACGAGGTCGTCGACGACGGGGACGACGACGCAGCCGATGAGACCGAGACCGAGGTCCGGGCCGAACTCGTCGACGGCGACGGGGACGACGAATCGACGCCCGCGATTCCGGGCGAGAGCCTCGACACCGACGACGGGCCCACGGTTCGCTCCGGGCCGCTCAGCGACATGGCCGAGGACCTGGAGGAGCGACGCCGTGACGGCGACGCTGCCGACGACGACCTGTTCGAGTCGGTCGACGTCGGCGAGGTCGACGCCGACGAACTGTGGGACCAGGTCGACACCGACGGTCCGACCATCGACCCGGAACCCGACCGTGAGGAGGTCCGGACCATCAAGAAGAGCAAGTACTGCCAGCGTTGCGAGTACTTCGCGGACCCCCCGGAGGTCGCCTGTCACCACGAGGGGACGACCATCCGCAAGGAAGCGGACATGGAACACTTTGAAGTAGCGGACTGCCCGAAGGTTCTCGAAGACGAGCGACTCGAGAACGCCTGAGATACTATGCAATTCTGTGATGACTGCGGTTCGATGATGAAGGCACAGGGCGACGAATGGGTCTGTTCGAGCTGCGGCGCGACCGAGGCTCGCAACCGCGACGACGAGGCCGACTTCGTGAGCACCGAAGCACAGACCGACAGCGAGGTCATCGAGACCGAAGAGAACGCCGAGTTCGAGGGGAAACCCACCGCGACCGACGTGACCTGTGACAACTGTGGCACGCAGAAGGCGTGGTACTACATCCAGCAGACCGCGTCGGCCGACGAGCCGCCGACGCGCTTCTTCAAGTGTACGGAGTGCGGGAAGAAGTGGCGCGGCTACAACTGAGCCACCGACTATAACGATTATTTACTCCGCACCGAGTGGCAATTTTCTCTTGAGACTTGGCCATTATAGGGGGTGGTCCCGTATCGCATGATATGACCTTGCACGACAGGGACGTGCGACAGGACGTCAGGGAGCTTGGGGCCCTCCTCGGCGACGTACTCGAAGCGCAGGCCTCTCGAGGCGCGTTCGAGACGGTCGAATCGATCCGCGAACAGGCCATCGACTACCGACGAGACGAACTCGACAGCCGCGACGAACTCGAACGGGAGCTCGACACGCTCACGCCGGAACTGGAGAGCGTCGTCGCCCGTGCGTTCACGACGTATTTCGAGCTCATCAACCTCGCAGAGGAGCGCGAGCGCGTCCGGGCGGTCCGCCGGGCCAGCCAGGACGGCGTGCCCGCAGACGGTATCGAGGACGCCGTCCAGCAACTCGCCGACGCCGACCCCGAGACGGTCCAGCAGGTGCTCGACGACGTGCTCATCGAGCCGACGTTCACCGCGCACCCGACCGAGGCGCGCCGGAAGACCGTGAAGGCGAAGCTCCGGTCGGTCGCGGGCCACCTCGAAACCCTCGACGAGCACCGGCTCACCGACGACGACCAGGCCCGTGTCGAGCGCGACCTCGAGGCCGAGGTGACGAGCCTGTGGCAGACGCCGCAGGTCCGCAAGCGTCGCCCGCATCCGACCGACGAGGCCCGCAACGTCCAGTGGTACCTCGAGAACACGCTGTTCGACGTGGTCGGCGAGGTGTACGACGACCTCGAGCAGGCCCTCGGCGAGTCCTTCGAGGACCTCGACGTGGACAAGCTGTTCGAGTTCCGGTCGTGGGCCGGCAGTGACCGCGACGGCAACCCGTTCGTCACGCCCGAGGTGACGACGGACACCCTCGAACGCCAGCGCCGCGTCGTCCTCGACCGCTACCGCCGCGAGCTGAAGTCGTTGTCGGGCATCCTGAGCCAGGACGGGGCCCGGGTCGAGGTGGGGGACCAGTTCGCCGAGTCCCTCGAAGCCGACCGCGAGCGCCTCCCCGGCGTCGCCGACACGGCCGAGGAACGCTACCCGAACGAGCCGTACCGCCAGAAGCTGAAGCTCATGCGCGAGAAGCTCGACCGGGTGACCGACGTCCGCCCCGGCGGCTACGACTCCGCCGACGAACTGGCCGCCGACCTCGACGTGCTCGTCGAGAGCCTCGAGGCGAACGACGCGGACTCCGTCGTCGCCTCCCACCTCGAACCGGTCCGCCGGCAGGTCGCGACCTTCGGCTTCTCGCTGGCGAGCCTCGACCTGCGCGACCACCAGGAGAACCACACCGAGGCCGTCGCCGAGGCCCTGGCCAGGAGCGGCATCGACTACCGTGACAAGAGCGAAGACGAGCGCGTCGAACTGCTCACCGAGGCCGTCCTGCAGGACGAGCCCATCGTCGACGTGACCGACCGCGAGGACGTCTCCGACACCACCGAGCGCGTCCTGCGCCGGTTCGACTGCCTCGCCGACTGGCAGGACGAGTACGGCACCCACGCCATCGACACCTACGCCATCTCGATGACGGACGAGCCCTCGCACGTCCTCGAGGTGCTGTTCCTCGCCGACCAGGCCGGCGTCGTCCAGCTCCCCGAGTACTGCGGACTCGACATCGTCCCGCTGCTGGAGACCGAACGCGCCCTCTCGGGAGCCCGCCGCATCATGGGCACCCTCTACGAGAACGAGGCGTACGAGCAGGTGCTGGAGGCCCGCAACGGCACCCAGGAGATCATGCTCGGCTACTCGGACTCGAACAAGGAGAACGGCTTCCTCGCGGCGAACTGGTCGCTGTACAAGAACCAGCGCCGCCTCGCCGACATCTGCGACGAGTTCGACGTGACGTTACGACTGTTCCACGGCCGTGGCGGCTCCATCTCGCGCGGTGGCGGCCCGATGAACGAGGCGCTGCTCGCGCTGCCGAACCGGACCATCACCGGGCAGGTGAAGTTCACCGAGCAGGGTGAGGCCATCGCCGAGAAGTAC from Haloarchaeobius sp. HME9146 harbors:
- a CDS encoding transcription factor S is translated as MQFCDDCGSMMKAQGDEWVCSSCGATEARNRDDEADFVSTEAQTDSEVIETEENAEFEGKPTATDVTCDNCGTQKAWYYIQQTASADEPPTRFFKCTECGKKWRGYN
- a CDS encoding HTR-like protein; this encodes MERLPMGISRLDSMIGGGAPPGSVVLLAGEVGAGAREFVYTSIAMNGLARENPELFDLYYGSLHSQATVPEEIHYVSFTADRDALVEEMGYTMDSELVEAGTDPVDFADLSQHYFQLSQVPREWYSDATSDIASLGDRDRRSTLDAVGEYLNRNAAGSLVVIDSVTDLLSAAEEQMDWNQITLLMKGLKKASYRWGGLILLLVNIEALSERQLGRLMDAVDGSLVFRWESGGSERARTLVVKQFRGVLSRLEDENIIQFETEIHDGGFDISDVRKIR
- a CDS encoding beta-ribofuranosylaminobenzene 5'-phosphate synthase family protein; translated protein: MAVVSTGARLHFGFQNLSLAHERLYGGLGVGLAEPRARIEATRADSLRCDDPDVERYAERVLTVLDLPGAEVHVEDSLPRHVGLGSGTQLALATLVAVATAYGREVDVRALAPQLGRGGRSGVGVATFESGGFVADAGHPTTRFTSAPPADGEWTVPAVATRHELPGSWRFVLTVPDVPAGRSGSRENESMRAVVERADAAVADEIAGIVTRQLLPAAAEGRLDAFGTAVSEIGRLNGAWYADEQGGVFRPPVGTIVSELTESESLTGVGQSSWGPTVYGLTDRARVEDARAAAERALDAADVEGQILVCRPGNTGAWVDTGSRADPEVR
- the ppc gene encoding phosphoenolpyruvate carboxylase; the encoded protein is MTLHDRDVRQDVRELGALLGDVLEAQASRGAFETVESIREQAIDYRRDELDSRDELERELDTLTPELESVVARAFTTYFELINLAEERERVRAVRRASQDGVPADGIEDAVQQLADADPETVQQVLDDVLIEPTFTAHPTEARRKTVKAKLRSVAGHLETLDEHRLTDDDQARVERDLEAEVTSLWQTPQVRKRRPHPTDEARNVQWYLENTLFDVVGEVYDDLEQALGESFEDLDVDKLFEFRSWAGSDRDGNPFVTPEVTTDTLERQRRVVLDRYRRELKSLSGILSQDGARVEVGDQFAESLEADRERLPGVADTAEERYPNEPYRQKLKLMREKLDRVTDVRPGGYDSADELAADLDVLVESLEANDADSVVASHLEPVRRQVATFGFSLASLDLRDHQENHTEAVAEALARSGIDYRDKSEDERVELLTEAVLQDEPIVDVTDREDVSDTTERVLRRFDCLADWQDEYGTHAIDTYAISMTDEPSHVLEVLFLADQAGVVQLPEYCGLDIVPLLETERALSGARRIMGTLYENEAYEQVLEARNGTQEIMLGYSDSNKENGFLAANWSLYKNQRRLADICDEFDVTLRLFHGRGGSISRGGGPMNEALLALPNRTITGQVKFTEQGEAIAEKYANRRVAKRNIEQMLNAQLRARKNAIENPDESIPEEWLAAMETMADAARDEYRGLLETDGFVQYFEQATPITVIEDLNLGSRPASRSGERTVEDLRAIPWVFSWTQSRCILPGWYSLATGIDAYLDQGGDVETLQEMYDSWPFFRSMLDNAALALARTDLDITEHYADLADSELRERFFPRLSDEHERAVDLVQTVAERDELYAREWFGESLDRRNPYVDPLNMLQTRLLKQTHRTEEEEQTLRLTVKGIAAGMKNTG